ACAGATGACTTCACCTGGCTCTACTTTAAACTTCTATTCGATGTAGATGTGGAGAAATCCGCTTGGGCTAAGCTCGCTTTAGCCGAAGTCGACTACGCCCTACCGCAGCCTCCAACACTCTTCTTCACAGCGCTCAAAAGGTAAATATTGAGAAACAGTGTTCACGCCAAGAGAGTGTAGGGAGTCCCCACAACTACAACTTTCACCCACACTAAGTAGCGCAGCAGCAAAATCTAAGCATCGCCCATTCTCTATCCACTATATTGGCTTAAGCGGGTTTAGGAAAGTCGACAGCCATCTCTTTTTTGGCGAGACCAAGAAACCGCTCTATGCTGCTAACATCGGCCTCTAATTCGATAGGCTTCTCATAGAGCCTACTTACAACATCTGGATCCTTAAGCCCGTGCCCAGTTGCGACACAGACCACAACATCATCTCTTGAAAGGTAGTCTTTTTCCTTAAGCTTCTTTAGTGCTGCGATTGGTGCCGCGCTCGCAGGTTCCACGAAAAGGCCTTCTAAGCGAGCCAGTAAGCTCTGTGCTTCGAGGATTTCTTCGTCGCTAACCGTTAGGGCTGTGCCTTCTGACTCGTAGATGGCACGTAGAGCCTTCTTCCAGCTGACAGGCATACCTATCCTTATTGCTGTAGCTATAGTCTCAGGCTTTTTAACGGGTTCTATTGTGAAGCGCTTTTTCGCTACAGCTTCTGCTATTGGTGCTGCGCCCTCTGCTTGCACACCTACCATCTTCGGCTTAGCCTCTATTTGACCGAGCTCGTAGTATTCTGTGAAGCCCTTCCACGCTGCGCTGATGTTACCTGCGTTCCCTACTGGTATGATAAAGTAGTCTGGTTGTTTGTTCAGCTGGTCGCAGACCTCGTAGGCAAGAGTCTTCTGCCCTTCGATGCGAAAGGGGTTGACTGAGTTAAGAAGGTATACCTCCCTGTTTCTGCTGCAGATTTCAAAGACGATTTTAAGAGCCTCGTCAAAGTTACCCTTGATCTGCACTATCCTCGCGCCATAAACTATCGCTTGAGCCAGTTTGCCGTATGCTATCTTACCAGAGGGTATTAGAACGATCCTCTCTAACCCGGCTTTAGCGCTGTATGCAGCTAGGGATGCTGCCGTGTTACCTGTGGATGCGCAGATCACACTCCTAGCACCAACTTCTAACGCCCTTGTTATGCCAACGGTCATCCCACGGTCCTTGAACGAGCCGGTTGGGTTCTCGCCCTCATTCTTCACATAGAGGTGTTCTAGGCCTAGAAGAGAGCCTAGTCTTTGGCAGTGATGAAGCCCTGTCCCGCCTTCGTGTAATGTAATGATCTTCGTCTGGCGTATTATGGGTAGTAGAGGCGCATACCTCCAGACCGATAAAGGCAGTCTCCTTAAGCCATTGAAATCAACCTTCTCCTTCAATTCGTCGATAGGTACTTCTATTTGAAGTAGATCCCTGCACCTAGGGCAGCTATAAATGTTTTCACTTAAGGGGAAGGATGCGCCGCATTCTATGCAGGAAAAGCGGAACGTGCTCAAATGGTTGATGCACCTTTGCCAGGTTTTGTAACAAAGCAACGTGAAGCTAAACCAGCTGCCTCAAAACCTCTGCGCATCGCATCAGCCACAGCCTCTGGCTCACTCTTACTTCTATCCACAACCGCCAGCATCGTCGGACCAGCACCGCTTATCACAACGCCAACAGCGCCGGCTTCCAAAGCAAGCCTCTTAACCTCAGAGTAGCCTGGTATCATCTTAGCCCTCCTCGGCTCCACAATTATGTCTTGCATAGCGCTACCGAACCCCGACACATCACCTTTCAAGAGAGACGCCACCATCCAGCAAGCCATAGAGGTGTTATGCACAATCTTGCTTAGACTCACGTAACGAGGTAAGATGCTTCTAGCAACCCCAGTCTTTTTAGGCGGAGGCTTGATGTCAGGCATAGCGACGCAGAACACAAGATTAGGCGGAGGCTCTATAGATATAGCCTCATAGATGTGCGGCTTGACCAACACAAAGCCGCCTAAGAGGGATGCTGAAACATTATCAGCGTGAGCAGCCCCAGCGGAAGCCTTTTCACCTTGCGCCGAGAATCTGATCATATCTTCTTTGCTGAGGTTTAGGTTGAAGAGGATGTTTAATGCGTAGATAGTTGCTACAGCTGATGCTGCGCTACTGCCCAACCCCATCCCGGGCTTTATACCCTTCTCAACTTCGATCTCCACACCTTCTCGAATGTTTAGCTCTGTTAGTAAGGTCTTCGCAGCCAGTCCAGCAGTGTTCTCCTCCAACCTATCAGATACCCCTTCACTAAATTCGCCTCTTACGGTTACCTTTAACCCGGCTTCGCCCACTCTTCTAACTCTCACAACATCAAATGGTTCACTTAACGCTACACCGAAGATATCAAATCCAGGCCCTAGGTTTGCGCTTGATGCCGGCGCTCTCACAGTTACGCTGTCCATACCCAAGCTGATATCATCTTAGGCTTGTGAGTTAGTATTATTTAGCTTTGCCTAAAGCATAATAGGATCTGTTGAAGAAGGTGCTGTTAAGATGCGTATACTACTCATAGGCTTTGGTGTGGTGGGTCAGAGCTTCGCCAAGCTCATACTCGAGCGGAGGCGAGATCTTGTAAGGAGTCATGGTCTAAACCCAAGGATAGTGGCAATAGTTGACAAAGGTGGGGCGTCTGTAGCAAGCCCAGAACTCAACTTAACTGAAGTCTTGGATGCTAAGAGAAGAGTAGGCACGGTAGCAGCATCAAGACACGGTATAAGAGATGCCTCAGCGATAGACCTCATCCCAACAATAGACGTTGATGTGGTAATCGAGACCACACCGACCAATATAAGGACAGCCCAACCCGGTTTATCCCATATCGAGATGGCCCTCAAACATAAGCGTAACGTCATAACCACGAACAAAGGTCCATTAGCTCTCGCACTACCAGAGCTTATTGAATTGGCCAGATACAATAACGTTGCTCTACTCTTCAGCGGCACGGTAGGAGGTGGCACACCCATTCTAGACTTCGGTAAGAGGTGTCTAGCTTCAGATAAGCTTGTTATGGTAGAAGGGATACTGAATGGCACAACAAATTACATACTAACATCAATGGAGAGGGAGGGAAAGAGTTTTGAGGAGGCACTAAAGGAGGCTCAGCGGCTTGGTTATGCTGAAGCTGATCCAACGCTTGATGTTGAGGGTTGGGATACTGCGTGTAAGACCGTAATCATCGCAAACTGGCTTATGGGTAAAGAGGTTACGCTCAGAGATGTAAGTGTAGAGGGGATAACGGATGTGACAAAGAGGGATATAGAGGAGGCTAAGAAGAAGGGTAAGAGCATAAAGCTAGTGGGCAGAGTAGCAGACGGGATTGATGTGAAGCCTAGGCTAATAGATCAAAACGACCCTCTTTGCATATCCGGCACCTTAAATGCTGTGAGATTTGTGTCACAGTATGCTGGAGACGAAATAATAATAGGCAAGGGCGCTGGTGGCATGGAGACAGCAAGTGCGATCCTTAGGGATCTGTTGGAGGTTAAACAACGTTTGGCGCAGAGGTGGTATGATTGAGGATCGTGATGAAGTTCGGAGGTTCCTCTCTAGCCGATGGTAACCGAATCTTAAGATGCTGTAACATCGTTAAACGGTACAAGCAAGACCACGACATAATCGTTGTAGTCTCAGCTATGGACGATGTGACAGATAAGCTGATTGAGCTGACAGAGTTAGCTAAGAATGGGGGTGGAGAAGAGCTCGCTAAACGGCTAGAAGCATTACAGACACAGCATCTCGAGGCTACGTCCGTTTTAGCAAATGGTGAGGTAAGAGAAGCTGCTCGAAGAGAGGTAAGTAAGCTTCTAACGGAGCTTGAAAAGGTCTTGACCGCCTCAGCTCTACTTAAAGAAGTAACGCCGAGAACAAGGGACCTAGTTCTCTCTTATGGTGAACGGCTGTCAAGCATCCTCTTTGAGCACGTTCTCAAAGCTGTCGGCATTGAATGTGTGCGTCTCCAAGGCGGGGAGGCTGGTGTAATTACAGACGAAGCCTTTGGTGAAGCAACCCCCCTTTTTGAGGCATCGAAGTCTAGAATCAGAAGTAGGCTCAACCCACTTCTTGAACAGAAGGTTGTTCCCGTCGTAACGGGCTTCATAGGCGCAACGCAGAACGGTGAAATAACCACTTTAGGTAGAGGCGGCTCAGACCTCACAGCCACGCTCATCGCAGCGGCTGTGAAGGCAGATGAAGTCTGGCTATGGAGTGATGTAGACGGCATAATGACCGCCGACCCAAAGCTTATACCAAACGCTAAGACCGTTCCCCAAATCTCTTATGCAGAAGCGCTTGAGATGACAGCGCTCGGGGCGAAGGCGATACACCCAAGAGCCATAGAACCAGTGGCTGAAGAAGGCATACCAGTTAGAGTAAAGAATACATTCGCTGATGAGAAACCGGGCACGCTTATAACTTCAACTACCCAACTAAAGGCAGGCGAGGTGGTTAAGGCACTTGCTTTGGTCAGAGATGTTGGTCTAATCACAGTCAGCGGAGCAGGGATGGTCGGCAAACTAGGCACAGCAGCAAAGATATTTGACGTACTAGCTAAAAGCGGCGTCAACATTCTGATGATCTCGCAGAGCATCTCTGAGTCAAACCTAAGCGTTGTTGTGAAACGCAACCTGTTGCATAAAGCAGTCACAGCGTTAGAGCTTGCGTTACTCGGTAAAGGAGTGGTGTCGGAGGTTCAGTCTGAAGACGATATATCTGTGATAGCCGCTGTAGGCGCAGGGATGCAAGGCACACCGGGCGTTGCTGCTAAGATCTTTGGTGCTGTAGCAAAGCACGGTATAAATGTAAGAATGATCGCTCAAGGTTCGTCTGAACTTAGCATATCCTTCGTGGTGAAGGAGCGGGATTCTGTTAAGGCTTTGCAGGCTATTCACGATGAGCTCGGCTTAGGTAACTAGAAGAGCACTCACGATTTATATTTTGATCAGGTTTGCTGCTCTGCTTTGGGATAAGAGCCTAAAATCTTTATGTAAAGTGTGTGAGCCTTCAGCTCATCTAACGCCTCCTGCACATTTACATCTAACCTGTGCCCTTCAAAGTCAACGTAAAAGTTATATTCCCAAGGAGTCTGCTTCGTCGGTCTCGATTCTATCCTAGTCAAGTTTATACCCCTTCTAGCGAACACCCCGAGCGCAGCATAGAGCGCCCCAGGCACGTGTCTCGTTGAGAAGACTATTGAAGTCTTGTCTTTACCAGTAGGTTCACGTTCGAACTTGCCTACAACAAAGAACCTAGTGTAGTTATTAGGGCTGTCCTCTATGGACTCAGCAAGTATCTGGAGGTCGTAGATCTCCGCAGCCCTCTTACTCGCTACAGCTGCAGCATCCATTAGCCTCGCGCGCTTTATCATATAAGCGCTTCCAGCCGTATCATAATATGGTATGGTCTCAGCGCCGAGTGTTTCTAGAAATCTTCTGCACTGAGCAAGTGCTTGCGGATGCGAATAAACCCGCTTTATGTCCTCTACCCTTACACCCGGGTTGGCTATGAGGCAGTGTCTCACTCTAAGATTGTATTCCCCAGATACGATCAAGCTGCTCGATAAGAGGAGATCATAGGTTTCTGAGACTGCACCCTCTAGTGAGTTCTCCACAGGTACCATACCGACCGTTGCCTTATCACTCTCTACTGCTTGAAAGACTGTCCTTAATGTCTTACAAGGTAAGAATTCTATCTTTGAGCCGAAGTAGGATAGCGCAGCTTCTTCACTATAGGCGCCTCTCTCTCCCTGAAAGGCCACTATTAGTTTAGTAGACTGGTGTGAGCCAATGGGCATACTTCTTATTTCTACCCTCTACTACATCTAAGTACGCTTCGCGGACCTGTCTTGTTATAGGTCCTATTTCGCCGTTTCCAACACATCTTCGGTCGATTTCGATGATTGGTGTTACTTCGGCTGCTGTGCCGCAGAAGAATGCTTCATCGCATATGTAGAGTTCGCTTCGATCAATGTCTCTCTCAACAACTTTGTAACCCCGATCTATAAGTAGTTTCATTACGGTATCTCTTGTTATGCCTATTAGGATGCTTGAAGAGGTAGGTGGTGTATATACGACATCATCCTTTACGATAAAGATGTTTTCACCCGACCCCTCTGCTACATATCCTCTGTGATCTAGTAAGATCGCCTCATCATAGCCGTCTCTGATAGCCTCTTGCTTAGCTAATGCTGAGTTAAGGTAGTTACCTGAAGCCTTAGCTAAAGGTGGGTTGGCTTCATTCGATATCCTTCTCCAAGTAGAAACCTTTACTTTAACCGCAGATTTATGGAAGTATTTGTCGAATGGAACCGCTACAATAGCAACCTCTATTGGGAAGCCTGTGAAGTCTAAGCCTATACCACCAAACCCAACAAACACGATTGGGCGTATGTATGTTCTGCCTTTGAACCCATTGGCTCTAATAACCTCTACTACGCCTCTTGTAAGCTCATCTACATTATACTTCAAATCAAAATAGTAGATCTTAGCAGAGTAGAGGAGCCTATCCAGATGATCTCTAAGCCTAAAGATATTCAAGTTGTCAGCAGAAGGGTAAGCCCTAATCCCCTCAAAGATGGCTGTGCCGTAATGTAGAGCGTGTGTAAGTATAGGTAGCTTTACTTCATCCCACCGTTTGACAGCGCCATTGAACCAAACGTAGGTTGGCGGGTTATTTACGATGCTCATACCCAGCTAACCTTAAACCCCATCCACCTAGAGATTAATAAAACCTACCTAATCTAAGGTAATCTCACCTTACCATAATCTGGGGCGATGACACGGTGCTCTATGTTACCGCATTCTACACATTTTAGCCTCATGTTCATCTTAACTAGCTGTCCTCCGCAGAGGCTGCAAAGAGCATATATGACTCCGCACTTGAGGCAAGATAGGGTCAAGAGTATTATCATATCAACGTTAGCTGCTACCTTCGCCCTAACTAGATCACCGACTTTACAAGGGATCTTGTTCCCTCTACTTACTTTGCTCTCATCCTCACGTAAGAGCAGCATTCCGATAAACCCTTTTTGGGAGGGTGAATCGTTTATGAAATAGATTCTAATATCTACTTCAGACGGCTGGGCTGACTCAACTTGCCCTATTATAATGTCACCGACCTTCGGGAGTCGGTTAACTTTCTCTCTCTTAACCATTATCTGCTTATTCACGACATCTTTATGAACGACACCTAGGGTGCTAGCTCTTATCACACCATCGTCCACATACGTGCCTTCACCAGCTTCAAACTCCTCTATCACAGCAAGCCTGTCTCCGGGTACAGTCAAGCTACTCTTTATCTCCACCCCCCTCACCTCCTGCTACCATATAACGCTTCTGAGTATCAGAAGTGGTGGTCACCCTCCCCAGAAATACTCTTCTAGCTTCGTCACACCCAAAATCTCGTTAAACTCGTAGCCAAGAGCGTCCAGTATCTGGTCAAATGTGCTCTTAAGCTGCTCAAGGTACTTGTCAGCATCTATCTCCTCGGGTGTAGCAAGAGAGATCGGTTTTACGCCAGGTGGCGTTACCGTCTTGACATAAGAAATTATCTCACCAGCTTTAACCTCTTTCCCCTTAGCCATAAGTAGCTTCGCCGCCCTTACGTGTTGGGGTGTAGTTTCGGTGTATTTATCGGGTGCTTTTCCTATCATAACGTGGAAGGCTAGATCGTCGAGCGGTACCCTTCTATTCTTTAGATCTAGGTACCTTTGTCTTAGGAGCTGTCTTATGCTCTCCTTGGCTTTGTCAAAGTCGTCTTTTGTCTTAACCTCGCTGAGTATCTTTAATGAGTCGTAGAAGGCTTGTTTTATGAAGTTTGGTATATGGCTCTTCTTCCCTGTAAGGCCTTTAACATCGACCTTTCCATCAGGTAGCACGCCCATATAATTCTTTTTCCGTTGGCTGAATGCCACATATCTGTAGGTCTTGTCGAGCTCGAGTTCTATGTTGAGTTCGGTCTCAGCCCACTTCTTTATCGCTTCCAGTTGCTCTGGGTTGGGGCTTCTGAGGAAGAGTGAATCGGTATCTCCGTAGATGACCTCTATCCCAAGCTCTCTACTCTTCTCTATAGTCCTCGTAATAACATACCTACCTAATGCAGCAGTAGCTTCAGCCACGGGTAGGCAGTAGAGTGGGAAGATTTCAGCACCCATTACACCATAGCTTGCGTTCAAGATGACCTTAAGCGCCTGTGATACGATGTTGTACAGCTCTCTATCGTCTTCAGAAAGGGTCTTCTCTTTAGCAAGGTGCTTATAGTAGCCGACTCTTAGGTCCCTGAGGGAACCTATGAGAAGTGATGTGATGCCCCTTCTCTTTTTACAGGTCCAGTGGTTGGTTTCGGGCACGAGGTTGCTTTTGCACTCCTCGTGCACACATCTAACGGTCTCATAAGATAGGTTGTATACTTTGATTATACTAGGATATAGGCTTGCGAAGTCAAGTACACTGACTTCAAAATAGACGCCAGCCTTGGGCTCGATTACTACCCCACCTCTATACTTCTTACCTTTGATGATCGCTGTGGTAGCTGCGCTGCCCTTCTCCTCAAGTTCCCTCTGCTTAGGGATAAGGATATTCCTCCTTCTATGCTCAAAGTAGAGCATACTCCTGATCCAGTTTGAAACACCCAGCCTAGACACATCGTCAAGAGGCATCTTGGCGATTCTACAGAGCACGATCAGCAGCTTACACAGAAGTTCGCCTCGAAACATTGTGAGCTTCATAGCTAGGTGGGCATCATTGTAGCAGTATCTTGCTAGCTCATCAAGGGATAAATCACCTATCTCGCCCTCAAACTCTATCTTACTCTCTTCCAGCAGAGCTTCGGCGACAGCACTAAGCGTATGCTCAACATACTTGCCCCCGAAGGCGTAGACTTGCAGAGATCTGTTGTTGAACGTTTTATAGAGATCTATATGGACGCCGTGCTTGATGTATGCAACATCCCTACCCAGCGAGATGGGTACTTCGTCTTTAGCGAAGCCTAGCCTCAACGCTCTGTGATAGAGGTAATTTAGATCAAACTGATCGCCGTTAAATGTTATTAGAATGGGGTATTCAAGGATCGTTGAAAAAACTTCTCTTACTAGTTCGCCTTCATTTTCACAGAGTTTAAAGCTCACACCCTCGCCTATAAGTGGTGCGGCGGCGTTTTCGTTGTTGCGCTTTAGCACAAGCACCTTCTTTAACCCATCATCACCAACCAGGGCTGCTGCAATAATGGGTTGCGTTGCTTCCTCAGGGTTTGGTATGCGATTGGCCTCAGATGCCAGAACCTCTATATCTAAGGCTATCCGCCTTAAGTGTGGTGTAGGTTGGCTCAAGAGAGCAGCCCACTCCTCGATATATCTTCTTAGCTCTGGGTCTGCTTCATCTAGGATATTTTGCAGCCTACTTTTTACCGAATCCGGAGGCTCGTAGTTCACCGGCTTTATA
This sequence is a window from Nitrososphaerota archaeon. Protein-coding genes within it:
- a CDS encoding threonine synthase; this encodes MSTFRFSCIECGASFPLSENIYSCPRCRDLLQIEVPIDELKEKVDFNGLRRLPLSVWRYAPLLPIIRQTKIITLHEGGTGLHHCQRLGSLLGLEHLYVKNEGENPTGSFKDRGMTVGITRALEVGARSVICASTGNTAASLAAYSAKAGLERIVLIPSGKIAYGKLAQAIVYGARIVQIKGNFDEALKIVFEICSRNREVYLLNSVNPFRIEGQKTLAYEVCDQLNKQPDYFIIPVGNAGNISAAWKGFTEYYELGQIEAKPKMVGVQAEGAAPIAEAVAKKRFTIEPVKKPETIATAIRIGMPVSWKKALRAIYESEGTALTVSDEEILEAQSLLARLEGLFVEPASAAPIAALKKLKEKDYLSRDDVVVCVATGHGLKDPDVVSRLYEKPIELEADVSSIERFLGLAKKEMAVDFPKPA
- a CDS encoding homoserine kinase, with translation MDSVTVRAPASSANLGPGFDIFGVALSEPFDVVRVRRVGEAGLKVTVRGEFSEGVSDRLEENTAGLAAKTLLTELNIREGVEIEVEKGIKPGMGLGSSAASAVATIYALNILFNLNLSKEDMIRFSAQGEKASAGAAHADNVSASLLGGFVLVKPHIYEAISIEPPPNLVFCVAMPDIKPPPKKTGVARSILPRYVSLSKIVHNTSMACWMVASLLKGDVSGFGSAMQDIIVEPRRAKMIPGYSEVKRLALEAGAVGVVISGAGPTMLAVVDRSKSEPEAVADAMRRGFEAAGLASRCFVTKPGKGASTI
- a CDS encoding homoserine dehydrogenase, which produces MRILLIGFGVVGQSFAKLILERRRDLVRSHGLNPRIVAIVDKGGASVASPELNLTEVLDAKRRVGTVAASRHGIRDASAIDLIPTIDVDVVIETTPTNIRTAQPGLSHIEMALKHKRNVITTNKGPLALALPELIELARYNNVALLFSGTVGGGTPILDFGKRCLASDKLVMVEGILNGTTNYILTSMEREGKSFEEALKEAQRLGYAEADPTLDVEGWDTACKTVIIANWLMGKEVTLRDVSVEGITDVTKRDIEEAKKKGKSIKLVGRVADGIDVKPRLIDQNDPLCISGTLNAVRFVSQYAGDEIIIGKGAGGMETASAILRDLLEVKQRLAQRWYD
- a CDS encoding aspartate kinase; translated protein: MRIVMKFGGSSLADGNRILRCCNIVKRYKQDHDIIVVVSAMDDVTDKLIELTELAKNGGGEELAKRLEALQTQHLEATSVLANGEVREAARREVSKLLTELEKVLTASALLKEVTPRTRDLVLSYGERLSSILFEHVLKAVGIECVRLQGGEAGVITDEAFGEATPLFEASKSRIRSRLNPLLEQKVVPVVTGFIGATQNGEITTLGRGGSDLTATLIAAAVKADEVWLWSDVDGIMTADPKLIPNAKTVPQISYAEALEMTALGAKAIHPRAIEPVAEEGIPVRVKNTFADEKPGTLITSTTQLKAGEVVKALALVRDVGLITVSGAGMVGKLGTAAKIFDVLAKSGVNILMISQSISESNLSVVVKRNLLHKAVTALELALLGKGVVSEVQSEDDISVIAAVGAGMQGTPGVAAKIFGAVAKHGINVRMIAQGSSELSISFVVKERDSVKALQAIHDELGLGN
- the pheA gene encoding prephenate dehydratase — encoded protein: MPIGSHQSTKLIVAFQGERGAYSEEAALSYFGSKIEFLPCKTLRTVFQAVESDKATVGMVPVENSLEGAVSETYDLLLSSSLIVSGEYNLRVRHCLIANPGVRVEDIKRVYSHPQALAQCRRFLETLGAETIPYYDTAGSAYMIKRARLMDAAAVASKRAAEIYDLQILAESIEDSPNNYTRFFVVGKFEREPTGKDKTSIVFSTRHVPGALYAALGVFARRGINLTRIESRPTKQTPWEYNFYVDFEGHRLDVNVQEALDELKAHTLYIKILGSYPKAEQQT
- a CDS encoding branched-chain amino acid transaminase yields the protein MSIVNNPPTYVWFNGAVKRWDEVKLPILTHALHYGTAIFEGIRAYPSADNLNIFRLRDHLDRLLYSAKIYYFDLKYNVDELTRGVVEVIRANGFKGRTYIRPIVFVGFGGIGLDFTGFPIEVAIVAVPFDKYFHKSAVKVKVSTWRRISNEANPPLAKASGNYLNSALAKQEAIRDGYDEAILLDHRGYVAEGSGENIFIVKDDVVYTPPTSSSILIGITRDTVMKLLIDRGYKVVERDIDRSELYICDEAFFCGTAAEVTPIIEIDRRCVGNGEIGPITRQVREAYLDVVEGRNKKYAHWLTPVY
- a CDS encoding exosome complex RNA-binding protein Csl4 yields the protein MEIKSSLTVPGDRLAVIEEFEAGEGTYVDDGVIRASTLGVVHKDVVNKQIMVKREKVNRLPKVGDIIIGQVESAQPSEVDIRIYFINDSPSQKGFIGMLLLREDESKVSRGNKIPCKVGDLVRAKVAANVDMIILLTLSCLKCGVIYALCSLCGGQLVKMNMRLKCVECGNIEHRVIAPDYGKVRLP
- a CDS encoding DNA-directed DNA polymerase I, whose protein sequence is MRELTAHSASIPQSILISATYDGEKKKAVLKFYDEKTGRIYFWYDTTGHKPYCYSRLSPSELKVLEGRNDIVELKVEKKIDLLRDAEVDVTKIVATDPLAIGGPSKSSIRDVIEAWEADIKYYENYLYDNNLVCGAYYTVVDGSIKPVNYEPPDSVKSRLQNILDEADPELRRYIEEWAALLSQPTPHLRRIALDIEVLASEANRIPNPEEATQPIIAAALVGDDGLKKVLVLKRNNENAAAPLIGEGVSFKLCENEGELVREVFSTILEYPILITFNGDQFDLNYLYHRALRLGFAKDEVPISLGRDVAYIKHGVHIDLYKTFNNRSLQVYAFGGKYVEHTLSAVAEALLEESKIEFEGEIGDLSLDELARYCYNDAHLAMKLTMFRGELLCKLLIVLCRIAKMPLDDVSRLGVSNWIRSMLYFEHRRRNILIPKQRELEEKGSAATTAIIKGKKYRGGVVIEPKAGVYFEVSVLDFASLYPSIIKVYNLSYETVRCVHEECKSNLVPETNHWTCKKRRGITSLLIGSLRDLRVGYYKHLAKEKTLSEDDRELYNIVSQALKVILNASYGVMGAEIFPLYCLPVAEATAALGRYVITRTIEKSRELGIEVIYGDTDSLFLRSPNPEQLEAIKKWAETELNIELELDKTYRYVAFSQRKKNYMGVLPDGKVDVKGLTGKKSHIPNFIKQAFYDSLKILSEVKTKDDFDKAKESIRQLLRQRYLDLKNRRVPLDDLAFHVMIGKAPDKYTETTPQHVRAAKLLMAKGKEVKAGEIISYVKTVTPPGVKPISLATPEEIDADKYLEQLKSTFDQILDALGYEFNEILGVTKLEEYFWGG